The Stieleria maiorica genome includes the window GCGTGATCGATCTGCAACACGACTATCCGCCGCGCGATGTTCAATTGATCGCACCGGCCGCCAATTTGATCGCCACCCGATCGCTGCACGACGCGTTGATCCCGTTGTTGTTGCGGGCCGCGACGCAAACGCACCACGGCGAACAGAGCGTGCTGCAACCGGGCCGGTTGCCGTCGACGGAGTTCGTCGAATTTCCACTGAATCAATCCGCCCGGGTGTTCTTCGAGGACGGGCCACCGTTTCTGCAAAAGTACTTGCCGTTTTGGGTCGCGTCGGCCATCAATCGCGGCAAAATCTTGCTGCTGCCCGCGGTGACGTTGTTGTTGCCGCTGTTCCGCATGGCCCCGCCGCTGTACCGCTGGAGGATTCGCTCGCGGATCTATCGCTGGTACGAAATTCTGCGCGGGATCGAATCCGAATTACGCGGCGAAACAGACGTCGAACGCCTGGTCAAAGACGAGACGACGCTGGTGGAAATGCAAGGCGAACTGGATGACCTGAAATCCGTCCCGCTGTCCTACATGGAGGAGTTCTATAACCTGCGACTACACGTCGAGTTTGTTCAACGGCGCGTCCGCAACGCGATCGACGAGCAATCGCAATCGCTAACGCATCATCCCGACGGTCCGCCCCCGGTTGATGCAACCGAAGAATCGGTGCCCGACCCGGGAACGTCTCCTGAAGCGTCGCCACCTACGGGGACCCGATGTCCAAGCACGCCGTCGGGCGATCCGTCGCAACCGAGCCAAGCAAACACTTCATCAGACAAACCGCCATCCGACGCAGCGTCTTGATCGATGGAGGATGTCGTACGTCGTGTTCGACACCGGGGCGTACATAATGTCGTACCTCGAGATGCCCTACACCGCGGCTCGGGAAATCAAACGCCGGAAGAAACCGCCGAGACCTTTGGGGCGTGGCATCGTCGTGGTGGCAGCCTCATGCCCGGTCGCTGCGGGGCCAAATTTTTCACGCCAATCCTGTTCGGCGTGTTCCCAGCCGACGTCGTAGCCGGCTTTTTCGCTCATGAAGTACTTGTGTTGTTCGATTTGAGCGATCTGATCTTCGCTGAGTGTCGACGGAGCGTTATTCATCATTGGCTTCCTTGACGTGATCGAATGGGGTGATTCGCCTGCGCCAGCGTTCCAGCGTTTGCCAACGCACACGTGGGGCGTCGCCGATTGGGGGGACGCGACTGGGCACAAGCCAGCCATCAGATTGTTCGATTCACGCCCTGCTCGTCAATCGCATCTCGTCAACGATCGGCACAGGCCCCGCTAGCGGCACCCAGTTTCACCCTAAATGCCGAGTAGGGAACGGCGGAAACTTACGTACAGTATGTAGAAGCTGATACAAGTCTTCATGGGATGCGACCGGGGGCCGATTACGCTTCGTCCGATTCGGGAGCCACATCCTCGGGCTCGGAGTCCTTCTCGCCCGCGTCGGATTCCTCCGCGTCCGTTTTCTCCGTGTCGGATTTCTCCGCCGCGGCCTGTTCGTCCAAGTAGCCTTGCAGTGTCGCTTCGATCTGCCGCTGTCCATTGGAATGTTCGACGGCCTGCCGCTGCCACTTGATCGCTTCGTCGAGTCGGCCGAGTTCGTAGTAGCAGCGCGCCAGGGTATCCAGGATCGGACCGTCTTCATTTTCTCGCAGCTGTGACGCCCGCTTGGCCGCCTTGAGTGCGAGTTCCAGATCGGAAGGGTCGCCGTTGGTTGCGGTGGTCCAGGCGATTTGGCTCAGCAACATGGCATCGTCCCAGGCGGCTTCGACGAGGGCTTCCCGGGCGACGGCGGCTTCAGTGTTGCGGCCGGCGATTTCCAGAACTCGGACACGATAGTTCAGCAGCGTCTTGGAAGTCCCTTCTGCTTTTTCAAACTTGTTCAGTTGTTCCAAGGCGCCGTCGTAGTCTTGTTCGCGTAGCAGCGAACTCACGTTATCTGCCAACTCCTGCAGCTTTTCCTGCTGTTTGTATTCTGCGATGGCAGCGGCGCGGTCCCAGGTTCCGGAGACGATTTCTTGGAGCGGCTGGTCGATGGATCCGGGGTGGCCGATCCATTCGATCACGCCGTCGCGACCGACGACAAAGGCACAGGGGATGCCGCCTTGGTTGGCGGCCTTCATGTAGGCAAGGTTCATCCAGTTTTCATCATCGATGGCCAAGCGATACTCAATGATCTCGTCCCACGTTTTCTCGCCCAGGGCCGTCTCGCCAAGGAAACCTTCGACGGTTGCTTCGTCCTCATTCGTCACTCCGATGAACGTCACTTCATCGGCAAGTTCAGATTGCAGCTCGCTGATGTGTGGCATGCCTCGGCGACACGGGCCGCACCAGGTGGCCCAGAATTCAACCACGTGCACGCGGTCACGAAGCGGACCCTGGACCGGCTCGCCGCGGATCCACTTCGCAATCTCTAAGCCGGGGCTCGGGTCGCCGACACCAAGTTTTTCCGGGGGCGGGGGCAGTGTCGGAAGACCGGAATCGTTATTGCCAGCGGCATCCGATGACGCCGATGCCGAGTCGCTAGAATCAGCCGCCATCGAGTCGTCAACGACGGGCGGCTGCAAACCGTCCGCCGCATCGTCTTGAACGGATTCCTTGCAGCCGGTGGTCCCGCACAGCAAAGCGACCATTAAGAACGCCGATACGTATCCCTTCGATTGGATAAACCGCCAACCAAAAGCAAGAATGCAGGATCCCATCGAATCGTGACTCCCGTGAAACAGGTGGATCGGGAGATCGCCCCCCGGAAAGATCGATCCTATCGCCTGGGAGTGTTCATCGCAACTCATCGCCCGGGACAGACGGCGATCGTTGGACCACCGAGCCCGGCCCGTGTGGGCCGTGACTTCAAAAGTACCAGTACCACGCGGTGAACATCATCGCCCCGATCGAGAGCATGAAAGCCATCCATGCGTAAACGAGCCCGCGGTACTCCGCTGCCGCACGCTGCAAAATCGCGGCGACCACGATGTAGACCGGAAAGACCACCGCGGCATACCTCGCCTCGGAGGCCATGCAGGCGCGAAACGAATGTGTCGCGTAGGGGATCGCCAGCAGCCCGCAGCTCAGCAGGACCTCTGGCGCGGTGAGGATTCTCTTGACCGCCCCGATGGCGATCATCCCCCAGGCGAACAGCACAAACAATGGATTCATGAAGTGCAGGTTGAATTCTGCAATTCGATTGGGGGGGACGTTCGCCCAATAGCATTCGCAATCCGGCTGGTAGACTGACCAGAAAGGCTCCAGCGAAACCAGCATCAAAAGCTTTCCGCCGATGTCTTCCGGTGGCATGCGATCATACCAGTGGATTTGGGTGCGGACGAACGCCAGGGGATCGCCGAAGGTGAAGTGTTGGTAGACCATGTAAGCGATGATTCCCCAAACGCAGATCGGGGAATAGACCCCGGCTCGAACGACGGCTTGCTTCCAAGTCTGCGAACGGTGTGCGGCGTACCATAAGAATGGCAAATAGACGGCAAGCCCCACGGGCCTGGCCGCCGTCGAGGCTCCTGCAAGGAACGCGATGGTCCCAAAAGGCCATCGTTTTTGAATCCCGTACATCGACAGAAGCACAAAAAACAAAAACGTCGACTCCGAATAGCTCATGCGAAAATAGAACGACGTCGGAAACAGGGCAAAGACCAAGAGAGCGCCTTTCCACTCCAGCGGGCAATTGAGTTCCGGACGCCCGGGCAGGTACTTTGCCAAGAGCACGAAGGTAGACAGAAGAAACAGCTGCGAGACCGCTAATAAAGACGCTTCGGCGCTCAGGCCCGTGGCGGCGCCCAACAACCAGCTGAAAGTCGGATAGAGTGGATAAAAGGCGACGTTCGACATGCGGCTGGGATCGTAGCTATAGCCGTCGTTCGCAATCTGGCGATACCAAACACCGTCCCAGGGACCGAATCGCTCCAGCGGATTCATGCGATCCATACGTCGCGCGTCGGGATGCGCGTCGCACAGCCTGACAAAGTCTGCGCTGAAGAATACGCTCGCCAGCACGATCAGGCTGGTGAAGTAGTAACAAACGAGCGCGTAGACCAGGCTGCCGTCTCGACGCTGCTCCTTCGGGGACGTCGTCGACTGTTCCGCTGGCGGATCGCTGGAGGGATCGGCCGATTCCATTTCAGCATTCATTGATTTGCGTCGATCCCTAATCCCGTTGAGTCACTTTTCGGTTCACCGTCTCATTTCCCGTCGTGCGAATCGATCGTGGCGCTCGCATAGTAGACGTCCGCAGCGATACTCGACGAATCGAAGCGGACGCTACCATCACACAATAAGAAGTGAGCGCCGCCGGGATGCCGGCTCATGAAGCCATTGTTCTCCTGCCAGGCATCTTCATCCTTCAGGTCGATGCCGAAATTGAGCGGAATGGCGCACGTCGCCGCGGCGCTGTTGGAATGGTACCACCAACTCCAACGCGTCAGGTCGGGCAGGGTCTCGCCAACGCAGTAGGTGTTCGACAATCCATCGCGAATGTCGCGTGTCCGTGTCGTGACCAGTTTTCCTCGACCTGCCGAGAGGAACCCGTTTCCTTTTGCCATCCCGTCTCGCTGACCGGCAAAGCGGCCGGTCGGTTCTTCGCGCGCAAACCGTCCCCAGTCCCAGTTCGATCCGGCGCATGATTTATAAGTGGTGACGCCGCAATGCCAGTCAGGGCTGATGTCGGCGCGGTTGAATGCATTGACCGAACTATGTCCCGAGGGGCAAAGGTAGGCCGGCACGGCCGTTTCGGCGGCGGCACGATTGTCTGCGAGAGGGTGCTCGCTTTTGATCAACCCTTCGACGCTTGCCAGTTCGAGAAAAGACAGCAGGCATTGATTCCAACTCCGCGTCCTGCCGTCTTCCCCCAACGGTGTGCCAAAGTTGGAGTTGATCGGAAACATCCGGTACGTGATGTGGTACGTCTGCATCGCGATCCCGACCTGTTTTAACTGATTGGAGCAGTACAGGCGGCGTGATGCCTCGCGGGCCGCCTGCACTGCGGGAAGCAACAATCCAATCAAGATGGTGATCACCGAGATGACCACCAGCAATTCAATAAGCGTGATGCCCGACCGGGCACTTGGATTGGCGTGCCGGTTCGAGATAGTTGACCTTGCTGACCGTTTCCCTGACCAAATATGGAGGTGTCCCTTTCGCATCGTGATAGATCCTCATGAGGTAGAGTCCGAAAATTGCCAGCACCCAGGCGTTTGCGATCGCCAAGCACATCATCGC containing:
- a CDS encoding TAXI family TRAP transporter solute-binding subunit, with product MTETTRDHSESLLAEHFRETRRQVRGLLLKIWGGGFLVVLFGFALAWFFIQPAPPRTIVMATGPTDGAYHRFALQYRDYLSRQGVTLELRPTAGSIENYQLLDSDPQVTLAIVQGGTAPETFGNSARIESLASLYFEPIWVFYRGEASPADLRGLGGKRIAIGRRGSGTESIAKLLLDENGIDSQSGATLVGVGGIDAVAQLRQKQIDAAIFVLPPESGLIRQLIADEDIHLMNFQRDDAYSRRHPFLTAVTLQRGVIDLQHDYPPRDVQLIAPAANLIATRSLHDALIPLLLRAATQTHHGEQSVLQPGRLPSTEFVEFPLNQSARVFFEDGPPFLQKYLPFWVASAINRGKILLLPAVTLLLPLFRMAPPLYRWRIRSRIYRWYEILRGIESELRGETDVERLVKDETTLVEMQGELDDLKSVPLSYMEEFYNLRLHVEFVQRRVRNAIDEQSQSLTHHPDGPPPVDATEESVPDPGTSPEASPPTGTRCPSTPSGDPSQPSQANTSSDKPPSDAAS
- a CDS encoding TlpA disulfide reductase family protein, with translation MGSCILAFGWRFIQSKGYVSAFLMVALLCGTTGCKESVQDDAADGLQPPVVDDSMAADSSDSASASSDAAGNNDSGLPTLPPPPEKLGVGDPSPGLEIAKWIRGEPVQGPLRDRVHVVEFWATWCGPCRRGMPHISELQSELADEVTFIGVTNEDEATVEGFLGETALGEKTWDEIIEYRLAIDDENWMNLAYMKAANQGGIPCAFVVGRDGVIEWIGHPGSIDQPLQEIVSGTWDRAAAIAEYKQQEKLQELADNVSSLLREQDYDGALEQLNKFEKAEGTSKTLLNYRVRVLEIAGRNTEAAVAREALVEAAWDDAMLLSQIAWTTATNGDPSDLELALKAAKRASQLRENEDGPILDTLARCYYELGRLDEAIKWQRQAVEHSNGQRQIEATLQGYLDEQAAAEKSDTEKTDAEESDAGEKDSEPEDVAPESDEA
- a CDS encoding DUF1559 domain-containing protein produces the protein MVISVITILIGLLLPAVQAAREASRRLYCSNQLKQVGIAMQTYHITYRMFPINSNFGTPLGEDGRTRSWNQCLLSFLELASVEGLIKSEHPLADNRAAAETAVPAYLCPSGHSSVNAFNRADISPDWHCGVTTYKSCAGSNWDWGRFAREEPTGRFAGQRDGMAKGNGFLSAGRGKLVTTRTRDIRDGLSNTYCVGETLPDLTRWSWWYHSNSAAATCAIPLNFGIDLKDEDAWQENNGFMSRHPGGAHFLLCDGSVRFDSSSIAADVYYASATIDSHDGK